From Amyelois transitella isolate CPQ chromosome 17, ilAmyTran1.1, whole genome shotgun sequence:
TTGTAACGTTATCTAGGTTTTCACTTTCATAACCAATTATGCGAACAGAACAGAGAACCAACTAATTTAGTTAACCGGGAAGGAAAAATTGGCTAGGTTATAGGGCAGTGTTACTCAGCTAAGGTAATCTTGTTAGCTTTATTGCCGACATTGGaatatactcattttcagtaGAGatgttctttaaaattactaatataatttttattaatatgaatattcaaatagctaatactaatattattaaaaactataaaaatcgTTTACGACATTCAGTAGCGCACATCGTCCGTACGAACGATTTCGTGCCTaacactaaaaaaaagtaatagaataataatatttataaaatttcgatgaaattttaatatgaaaatgatTAAATAGCAGCTTGAACTAATATATAAGCgcctaaaaatattaagttaaaaataataacatattcaCATAACGCGTTGGAAAAATATAGCCGTTGTGAACAcccttaatttataaataagcgCTCGACTTTATTTATACTCTTTTAATGTTTGTTCAGGAAAAATTCAAGACCGTATCGACAAGAAGGCTGCGTACTTCCATCTAGTCGCGTGGTCGCTACCATTGGTGCTCACGATCGCGACGATGGCTTTCGGAGAAGTGGACGGCAGTAGCGTGACGGGGGTCTGCTTCGTGGGCTACGCCAACCACGGCATGAGGGCCGCTCTGCTGCTAGCACCGCTGTTTATAGTGCTGGTGCTTGGCGGGTACTTCTTGTTGCGAGGTGGGTATAAGTGGACGGTAGAAGCAAGACCAATTTGAATGTTGTTAAAAACAGCTTGAAGAAAAGTTTTACAGGAGAAAAGAGTTGTGCCATtaggaaattattataaagttcaGTCCGAGTCTGTTGAATATCCTTGTTGCCCACCTATTTTCTATATGTATTGATGGcaatattacttaaaacttattaGTTATTACTTAATCTAGTGctagataatattgttttcttcCACAGTGGTTTATTCtgatgacaatttttttcagGTGTATTCACGTTGATCGCCGTCCGAGTGTCCGGCAAAGACGTGATATCCCCGCGTCACTCGACTAAGATCCGGCAGACTATAACTCGTTGCTCGCTCACAGCGGCATTAGTGTCGGTCTTTATTTGCGGCACCTTCGCCTGTCACATCTACGAGTTCAGAAACGCGGAGATGTGGTATGAAGACTTTAAACAGAACATCGTGTAAGTATTATATAGAAGCAATATGACTGTCGGGATACTTACTTGATTTAGGTTTTAAAACATTGCTTAGTTTTCTATTGATTTCTCCACGAGGAAGATATCAGCAACTCAGAGACTCACCATGTGGgcgtttttaaaaagtttttctgtaaaatatataagagtTATGAGATAAAAGAACTCTGCTTCTCTTTATTATCTGGTCATATATAGTGGCATACTATGTTGATATAAGTACCGTTTTGACCTCTAgttatctttattttgtacacATTTTGGGAATAAACTTTAGCATGTTTTGAGGTCTATCTTCAGCGGGTGACTTCATGTTGTTGAGATACGACATTAATGAACCTCTTCTTTATACAGATGTCGCCTAGAAGCTCTAAAGGAGCCCAGCAAAGAGTGTCCAGCTGGCGCTCGGCCGTCGGTGTCGGTGCTACAGCTGCGGCTGCTGTGCTGCTTCGCGGCCGGCGCGCTCATGGCCTCCTGGACCTGGacgcccgccgccgcggctTCTTGGAGACGCTACCTCGCCAGGTatatatatcatcatcatccttGCGTCCTCAACTCGCTGCTGGAGAGGACCAAGGGGTTCGCCTATGACCAAGATCTTGGATTGGCCAAGTTTCCGAGTTGTTCTATGAAGACCTGCATAGTGTAAGAAAATTGTGTGTCCCTGACTGATTTTCTTTCCTCACACagtttaaaattgattttaaatattctcgTTGCATCATactatttctaattaaaacaGGTACATAACatacttttactttatataGAACATTCTGCTGTGCAGTGACCACGGATTACTATGTCTGTAAGTTCTAAAATCTGtagtttgtaaattcttttaggcgaagtACTAGACTTTTACTctttgaatctgaatttcataaaaagacAATCGACTTGAACGTGAACTTAGAGTTTTATAATCATTAGTTCTGTCTAACCCTTAAGGGGTtgaagttttaatttgatgtaTACTTGTGTGCAGAAAATGCGGTTGCTCCGTGGAAACCGAAGTGACGCGTCGTGCCCGCAAGCACGAGCTGATCGCGCGCGCCTACCGCCGCCGCGGGGAGTTCGCGGCGCGCGGCCGCCTGTCCATCTCTCTGGGCGGATCCCGGCAAGATCCTGTGGGATTCTGTCTGGACCACACCTCGCCTATGGACTATCCAGACGACGGAAAGCATGAGAGGTGAGCTTTATGTATAGGTAGCCTTTAGTGCTAAGGTTGTAGCTAGGATTCGATTGAAGGTGTAGCCACATGCCTAGGTTGTTTTTTGAGGGAGTGGTTACATAACCATTGTTGTTGTTGTGTATTCTGATGATGGCAAGCATGATATTTGGTGCGTTTATGAAGCCATAATTCTATACATCCAGTATAGAATTATGGCTGAATGATGGAGAAACGTTGCCAAAATTTAGTTTCAAAGGGGTAGCGAATATTGTACATCCCGACGAAGCCAAGCACGAGAACAGTAAGAGAAcccaaataaaaagttttgtacTTTTCAGTGCCGAACTATCATCATCTTGGGCGGCCAATCTCCCTCGTTTTGTCCGTCGTCGCGACGCCCTGGTGCTTCCGACGCACACTCATCACTCCCTCAGTTCCACGCCCGACCGCCGCAACTCTCAAGACTCACAAATCAGCATCAGCCTTCGTCACGTCTCAGTTGAATCTCGCAGAAACTCCGTTGATAGCCAGCTGTCGgtcaaaatagctgaaatgaAAACTAAGGTCGGAAGGCGACGAACCAAGCATAGTAAAGCCAAAAGAAAGGCCAGAGTTGCCAACTCGCGTAAAGAAAGTACACCGTCCATTGAGAGCCAAATAAGTCGCTATTGGCTGCAATCTGTGGCGGCTAACAATGATCCGTCCCGGGAAGAAGTGAAGTTTAGTTTTGATTAGAATGGTTATATGGAAACATATCTGATCGTTGTTTATGGATGCCTGTTGGGAGGGGAGATTATGAAGTCCGTCTAATCATGATCTGCATGTACCGACTGTCAATCCGAATTTCGACAACCATCTATTTTGAAAGAATGTCGATTTGGAATATCTATTTCGCCATACTTTGCATCGATAAAACAACAGAATCAACTTCGGCAAGACATCACTTCGCAACACCCTTCTTCGAAGAGCGACTCTTTGGAAATAGTTGTCTGACGAAATTTGGAATAACAGTCGCGACACAACAACCATGAtggttaatatttataaatgcaatTTAGTATGTAAGTGTGAAAGTTCAAATAAGTGTTCCCAAAGGATATTAATCCGCGTGATTGTTTAGTCATCGCATAGTTTTAATTCGAATTCAACATGATGTTgcaaaaaatagtaaataaaacaaaaaaaaaagactgacCGAATCTCTTCGATacattttgtatgaatttttataatattcaattcCATGACAAATTCTAAACTTTAAACTTGTGATATTACCGTTGACctcaaacataattattattgtgccATAAGTATTTGAGTGCGAAAGACAGTGGTTAATCAGGACTGACTGATATTTTTCGTAGTATATAAgtggtaattttaataaatgcgtAAATGCAGTGCTTTTATGACTGTTTAAATAAACTGCACGTTGTTATTGCAAGTTGTTACACCCATTTTAAAGTTGGCAAATGCAACGTACAAGACACGGTTGTGAGATCAATATCTATATAGTTTTTATGTGCGAGGCTATGtatttttggtaaaattaCTATTATGTAGCATCAAGCAATAAATGAACTTCTGTGAATGTCATTTTACTGTTATTTAAAAGGCGACAATTTTGTCTtgcattttattaatgtataagATAAgattttgaagattttttttagctttaattgatttatgtGTAAGTTTTTACCAGTATATTATGGCGTTttatacagaaaataaatttgatgaacgtaataattttagtGTTTAATTTGAGTTggtttaagatttttaaacttatcgAGTCCCTGCTGGTACCAATATCATATGGCTTTCAATTGTCAATTCCGTGGGACAACTAACAACGAACTTTTGGGACTCCCCTCCAAGTCTCTTttacctctttttttttaacccgGGGGTAATGGACTTGGGTGATCTGAAATTTAGATTGTGGCAGTGTAGTTCCCGAAACGTTCGATTAATACTACTCTGTACTTGTAACGATGAAAAGTGAGTGCCACTTGCTTACATTTCGCGATGAttgtttaaatcaattaagGGTAAagcttaggtacctacttacaatcTTGAGATTATTCCTGCGCATGTTACTATGTACTTACCTCTGATTGATTCCCAATGACATCCATTTcatgtattaataaataaccatCGACTTTAGCTGGAAAGGgattaaagacgtgattagaaTTTGATAATACAGATGACGTCACTGATGGCACCGAGCCGCGAACACATAAATCATGAAGGATTTGTAGTGTTGTAGAAGGACCCTATCGGCCACTTTCAATACCAAACAATAATGCAAGACATTAGTTAAATTGGGAAAAGGATTGGGATTTGGGAACCCACCAGTTATGAGTAATCCGTGTCATATGAGTAACctaaagttattaatattatatatctgCAAATCTCCAGCTGTCAATCTCCAGCCCGGTTCATGCATGAGAAAAGTTAACAGAGAAGTAGGTTTGTATTCACAAATAAGGTACAACAACCAGCacgaaatgaaatgaaatacttatacatCTAAATCTAACTCTGCGTCCCGATCCCAACCTTTTATAGCTTATCTTAGTGATTgaataaaagtgaaataaaataaactcataaatcaataatttattattaactaaagCAAGCAAATCATGTCACAGAAAAGTGTCTTAAAATATCCGAAACACAAAATATCCTATCACATCAGATTTAAAATGATCCTATCACTGATTTGATACGGTCATTCCATTGAACATAGTAAGCTTCGGCTATAAAGTGATGCTAGGTATCTAGATAAGAAACAGGTCCTTGCCTCTGTCAATCAAAATAACATCAATATCGCTTCAATGCTTACTTAAAATTGTAAGAATAAACACATTTCTTCcgttatattcaaatttataatatttgtatggatATGTTTTCGAATCTGTTCCAAATTTTAAGAAACTTAGTTGGCTCAACATCAGGCTATGACAACACTAGCCCAAATAGAACAGTTTTAatcaaatgtaaataatatgtaataatgcTGAACATTTCATTACATTACTTCTAATGAATACGGTGACTATACACTatatatcataattttttttggtgaaCTTTATTGCATTCCTTATTTgccttaatatattatattgtcatattttaacaatttaggttcaaatatttttgatccACTCTTAATATTTGTGTAAGTTCTTATTCTGCGGACCTTCATTTTCCATAATCATAACCTCAGCCTATGCCCATATATCAATGGAATGGCTACAAAAAGCacaattacaaataaagataaaactaTAGGAATATCGgccatttttatcatttcaaaTGGACGTTAGGCGATCTAAGCagatcaaaatataaaaataccaataattcataaatttcAATCTTCTACGCTCTATTCAATAGCGAACGTGATTATCGGACGTACACGGACatggataatatttttttaattaagtaggttACTGTATTTTACAACCCGAAAGCAAAGTGAGGCAATATAACGTATgacaattcatttttataaataaattttataaagtggGTACTTCATTTCATAGCCCGTTATATTGAGTTTTTTGATCTAAAAAATTTGCTTGTTTTCAATTCgacataaatagaaaatttaccAATAGGTTCTTTCATCTTTCTCGTAACGTTACTTGTGGCAACAACTTTATCTGATTTATAAAtgtgataaaattttcttgAATGCCAAATTGAACACATcttgaaatgtaaaaatacgagtatttcaGTGTGTTAAGGTGCATTGTTTTATAATCACAGACATAAGTTTAAGTGGCAAGATAATGATCACATGATTTATCATAAGATGCAACTTTAAGATGAGTTTTACTTTATGAGTTCTTCTTAGACATAAACACCTAAGCAAAAACTGTTATCTAATAATAgcctttttaaatttctttacaagcgattcataaattataagtaaattgGTTATAAAAATGCCGACCTGCATGCATTAACAAACAAAGGAAAAGAACACCAAATAAGAcgataaaactataaaatataatcaacacTTACTCTAAAATCTACAAGGAATGTAGTTTGGTTTACTTTAACTTAAGTCAAAAATTgcacaaaaaaggaaatacaTTTCTTTGGCTCTTAAAAACTACAAAGAAAATCAcaattcaatatttaagaaataaattcgaTTAAAACCTATAATGTAGCAATCACCGCAacttattacaaattattatgtgCATTATTATGCTATACAACGGCGCCATagacataatttaaaacaattgtgCACACGCTTACAATCTAAACCCCAATCTTAATCTCTTAAACTATTTAAGTACTGTACGTCATTGACGACATGCAACAATTATTTCTACCTAAATAGCAACAAAAATTATCTAAAGACGATATCACACTTTCACAGCAGTCTTTCTATGTAGTTCTAGCTTtgcgtatattttttttctccgcCTCAGTAAACCCTAGGATGTTTTCTATCGCGTTGAGATGGCCTTGGTGGTTTTCTGGATCTGTGAGGAAATAATAGATAGCAGACTTGAGGAACTGCAGGGTGACCTCTGGGTCCACGTTGGTCTTATTGCCCTTCTGCGATTCAACAATTCGACGGTACATTGCCTGGAAGAGAATCACATGTTAATTGTTGTTCCATAACGCGATGTCAGCATGCAATTGCCAAACTACTGTCTATGGgctattaaaatgtatttgaaaAAGATTGTTTTATATCAATGCTATTATTGAAactataaatttgtaaaaatgtttaacaaaGACTATAAACTAACATTCTTGAACAATAGATCAATGTGAATCTGCTGAAAactagatatataaaaaaaatacctatattaccCACAAACCAAAAGAGGCTGTTTCAACTCATTACCATGCAAAGCTTGTGTTAggcgtaaaaaaataaaagcgcTAGGAGTAAATTTTGCTAATTTATTACCGA
This genomic window contains:
- the LOC106142235 gene encoding protein smoothened isoform X1; this translates as MMLLVKCLTALFTVWMCHASQVDHGADKNSIIIENTTEILEPINGTINFRLIKPNRATPWYPEREMKLDSCVRKARCEPLDRLWCLGSKLPYDKTSVLLTFYENQSQIQAQLELYKQLINVPKCWAVIQPFLCATFMPKCEEILGQDMVYLPSFEMCKITMEPCAIVYNTTYFPSFLKCNTSYFPTKCETPAREMKFNTTGKCIEPLIHTDKVQHFYEGISGCGLPCRDPLYTEDEHQQIHRLVAWGAGICLALNLLTVATFLIDWRSANKYPALVIFYINVCFAVASMGWLVQFGVGSRDDIICSKDGTRRRGEPSAEENLSCVVVFVLVYYFMMAACVWFVIFTYAWHMSFRALGKIQDRIDKKAAYFHLVAWSLPLVLTIATMAFGEVDGSSVTGVCFVGYANHGMRAALLLAPLFIVLVLGGYFLLRGVFTLIAVRVSGKDVISPRHSTKIRQTITRCSLTAALVSVFICGTFACHIYEFRNAEMWYEDFKQNIVCRLEALKEPSKECPAGARPSVSVLQLRLLCCFAAGALMASWTWTPAAAASWRRYLARKCGCSVETEVTRRARKHELIARAYRRRGEFAARGRLSISLGGSRQDPVGFCLDHTSPMDYPDDGKHESAELSSSWAANLPRFVRRRDALVLPTHTHHSLSSTPDRRNSQDSQISISLRHVSVESRRNSVDSQLSVKIAEMKTKVGRRRTKHSKAKRKARVANSRKESTPSIESQISRYWLQSVAANNDPSREEVKFSFD
- the LOC106142235 gene encoding protein smoothened isoform X2 codes for the protein MLLVKCLTALFTVWMCHASQVDHGADKNSIIIENTTEILEPINGTINFRLIKPNRATPWYPEREMKLDSCVRKARCEPLDRLWCLGSKLPYDKTSVLLTFYENQSQIQAQLELYKQLINVPKCWAVIQPFLCATFMPKCEEILGQDMVYLPSFEMCKITMEPCAIVYNTTYFPSFLKCNTSYFPTKCETPAREMKFNTTGKCIEPLIHTDKVQHFYEGISGCGLPCRDPLYTEDEHQQIHRLVAWGAGICLALNLLTVATFLIDWRSANKYPALVIFYINVCFAVASMGWLVQFGVGSRDDIICSKDGTRRRGEPSAEENLSCVVVFVLVYYFMMAACVWFVIFTYAWHMSFRALGKIQDRIDKKAAYFHLVAWSLPLVLTIATMAFGEVDGSSVTGVCFVGYANHGMRAALLLAPLFIVLVLGGYFLLRGVFTLIAVRVSGKDVISPRHSTKIRQTITRCSLTAALVSVFICGTFACHIYEFRNAEMWYEDFKQNIVCRLEALKEPSKECPAGARPSVSVLQLRLLCCFAAGALMASWTWTPAAAASWRRYLARKCGCSVETEVTRRARKHELIARAYRRRGEFAARGRLSISLGGSRQDPVGFCLDHTSPMDYPDDGKHESAELSSSWAANLPRFVRRRDALVLPTHTHHSLSSTPDRRNSQDSQISISLRHVSVESRRNSVDSQLSVKIAEMKTKVGRRRTKHSKAKRKARVANSRKESTPSIESQISRYWLQSVAANNDPSREEVKFSFD